One stretch of Corvus hawaiiensis isolate bCorHaw1 chromosome 1, bCorHaw1.pri.cur, whole genome shotgun sequence DNA includes these proteins:
- the CCR10 gene encoding C-C chemokine receptor type 10, whose translation MTEQVTPSPISTELMATTDFYPWEDGYSGEAGMLPELCEKQAVQGFARTFQPAVYLLLSLLGTVGNGLVLLTHTRYRQAHSVTDVCLLHLALSDLLLLLTLPFAITDTLQGWSPGTAACKVVQGLYALNFYSGFLLLTCISVDRYVAIVQVPAACRLRPRARRHGWLTAGLAWLLAMLLALPQFIYSQAEQHQDLWLCRVVFPRVVSRAARGATNLVQVVLGFAVPFLVMASCYAAVARTLLAARGAQPHRALRVLLALVLVFVALQLPHSLMVLLDAAELLASWEMSCAQSRRKDLALLVTGGLAYLRCCLNPLLYAFLGQRFRRELWLLASDAGCVGSLDPRCPGCPSPRRRTSLSSCMDVM comes from the exons ATGACGGAGCAg gtgacccccagccccatctcAACAGAGCTGATGGCCACCACTGACTTCTACCCCTGGGAGGATGGGTACTCGGGCGAGGCTGGCATGTTGCCTGAGCTCTGTGAGAAGCAGGCAGTACAGGGTTTCGCCCGCACCTTCCAGCCTGCAGTGTATCTGCTGCTCTCACTGCTGGGCACAGTGGGGAATGGGCTGGTGCTGCTCACGCACACCCGCTACCGCCAGGCACACAGTGTCACCGATGTCTGCCTCCTGCACCTCGCCCTATCCgacctcctgctgctcctgacgCTGCCCTTCGCCATCACTGACACGCTGCAGGGCTGGTCCCCAGGCACAGCCGCCTGCAAGGTGGTGCAGGGCCTCTACGCCCTCAATTTCTACAGcggcttcctcctcctcacctgcaTCAGCGTGGATCGCTATGTGGCCATCGTGCAGGTGCCGGCTGCCTGCCGCCTGCGCCCACGAGCTCGCCGCCACGGTTGGCTGACGGCGGGgctggcctggctgctggccatgctgctagCACTGCCCCAGTTCATCtacagccaggcagagcagcaccaggatcTCTGGCTCTGTCGTGTCGTCTTCCCCCGTGTGGTCTCACGGGCAGCACGGGGGGCCACCAACCTGGTGCAGGTGGTGCTTGGCTTCGCGGTGCCCTTCCTGGTGATGGCAAGCTGCTACGCAGCTGTGGCACGGACACTGCTGGCGGCCCGCGGTGCCCAGCCCCACCGGGCGCTGCGAGTGCTGCTGGCCCTCGTGCTGGTGTTTgtggccctgcagctgccccacagcctgatGGTGCTGCTGGACGCGGCCGAGCTGCTGGCCAGCTGGGAGATGAGCTGCGCCCAGAGCCGCCGCAAGGACCTGGCACTGCTGGTCACCGGCGGGCTGGCGTACCTGCGCTGCTGCCTCAACCCCCTGCTCTACGCCTTCCTCGGCCAGCGCTTCCGCcgggagctgtggctgctcgcCAGCGACGCCGGCTGCGTGGGGTCCCTCGACCCGCGCTGCCCCGGCTGCCCCAGTCCCCGCCGGCGGACATCgctctccagctgcatggacgtGATGTAG